In Glycine max cultivar Williams 82 chromosome 10, Glycine_max_v4.0, whole genome shotgun sequence, the DNA window AGTTTTCCTAGaatctttttattataaaaaaattacaattgatCTGAGGCTTTAGATCCCTTTGTCAGTACAGTCTACTAGGGGTTATAGTCTTCCATCTCCACCATCAGAATACGTCATCATTTAAGATTTTACATCCTCCAAATTGACGTATCATGTTGATAGCGACAATTAGAACTATCATGACAACCTTATGAACTGTTATAGTATTTGCATGGCTTACTGATCTTGCTAGAACCATCTAGTGTTACAAAAAGTTCCTATAATAGTTCACATCCTATTTCACAGCAAGTTTGTTGTGAAGGATGCGAACGATTATTAAAGGAACCTTGTAACACCATATGATTCTAGCAAGAATAATAAGTCATGCAAATACTATAACAGTTCAAAAGGTTGCCAGTATGTAAAATCTTAAATGACGACGTATTTTAATGGTGGAGATTGAAGACTATAACCCCTAGTAGACTGTATTGACAAAGGAGAGACATATGAGACTAAGAAATGGGAAACAGTCAAGATACACTCATACACTAccaaagttgataaaaaaacaaaatgcaaaTTTGAGGTACCGGAAAAGTTTTTTTCAATGACAATATTTGCACCTACATCAATCCAAAGTTACAATTACAAATCACTTGCAAAGACAGAACAATACCTGTGTCTATGACTATCACGTCTTTTGTCCCTGTCTCTTTCCCTAGTAGGGCTTCTCCCACGATATTGGTCCTGCAAATCATTCAAGAATAAACCAAAACATCACAACcacttatatttaattttaacagtaaaaaaaataaggtaaAAGAAGAGATATCTCATAATTAGGAAAGAAAGAAGGGGAAGCACCTTCTCATAGGCCCTATCTTCAATCTCATCAACAGGCTGGTCATTAtcctctttctcttcttcctcctcaAAATCTTCTTCAAGTGCACTTCTTCTAGGTTCTAATGAACCCAGAGATTCAAGAGTCCACCTATAGCAAAACGTAAGTAGAATCAAACATCTTCATACCACCACAAAATCACCCTCGTAAACTCTATTTTAAAGTATAATTTCACAGTCCTCaaaattataactataaataaagggaaaatagctcaaattcaaataaagagTACAGACACAACAGGAAGAATCCTTAAAACTACACATTCCaataaagagaggaaaaaatgaagaaaatatacctCTTCTTAACGCGTGGCATAGCAATATCACAGGAATAATCCTTTGTGAGAAGTTCATCAATGACCTCATCCACGTGCGTCAATGCAAACTCTGCAAATCAAGAGCAACAAATTAGCTTAACAAGCGAGAGCTGAGTAATTGATAAAACCAACAAACAATGAATGAACGAAAATGGAAACCAACGTCCATCAGCGAGCTTTCGTCTGAGTTTGCGATAGTCATTGTATAAAGGTTCGAGGTAGCGATAGACGTCAATGTCAGATCCAGTGATACGCAAGTAAAAAGCACCGAGAATCCTAACGTACTTGTAATCCTCGTTCTTGATGAACTCGATGATGATTTCTTTCTCGGGCTGAATCTGGAGCATCTTCATGACGAGGCACATGAACGGCGTGGGTTTGCGGTTGCCGCCGTAGGTGCCGCCGAGGTGGTCGAGCTCCATGGCCTTGTCCACCAACGTCTCCGCCGTTAACCCGAAACATTGCTCCTTCCAGTACGTGTTCTGGTAGATCTTCGATCGGAGAATCTTCTCCACCAGGTTCTGAGGGTTCGTCCCTCTTATGCTCTTCGCTGCTGGATCCGTGCGATTCGCCATCGATTACGCACAAATGCACCGTCGCTGGAGTTCGATtgcataaaccctaaccctattTAGGATCAGGACCAGGAATGGTTGATGATGATGGcatgcatttttttcttttttttcaaatatatatttgtttttttttaagatggtGCATTTGGCTTTTacaattcataaaattataaaaccaaagtaggaaatttttttaaggtaTAAGCATTTGGTCCAGTGGTATGATTCTGGTTTAAAGTAGCAGAGGTCCCGAGTTTAATTCTCGGAATGCCCATATTTCTAGTCTTatttaaggggaaaaaaaaaactgcactATTGAGAACAAAAATATGTCCAAAATTTATTTGGCTGaaataagttttatatattatataattttctttgtaaaaaagaattatgcactttttaattttatcaccgATAAAAAGTAACAAAACCTTAACAATACGTTTGcatagagaattttaattgagaaaagtaatttatcggagaatttgaatttctgtaatttagaatttattgtttggatgttttttatgaagaatttaaaattttggaattttaaaataaaattttaaacaactaaaaatctagaatttcaatttcctactaaaaggtgagaaattgaaattctcttcttacagTCTTTTTCAAGAAACACCGTCTGAACTCCTAAAATATCGATCGGGTGTGAACATAGAGGAACATgtataactagcacaccaatcatattttctcttttttttcattcatttttttcatcctcataattttaatttttttatccaaacacaaaattttgaaaataaaagaatttcaattgaagtatttgaaattcttagaatttaaaatttctcagaattttaaatttctctatccaaacacactctaaatcTAAATATCTAAtccatttgtttatttttatttataatatatattataagttaattagttttactatattttattttgactgATCTTGGAGAGTATTATCATCATATGATGTCCAAGTTTAATTAGTTTTGTTAAGCAATTAAAACGTTCGCTTTAATAATCACTATATTGGCGGATTATCTTTGTAATATTGTTTATCTATGAATTGAGTTTGAACAAGTCATTactatgtttgtttgtttttaatattatgtgttgatatttttaatgttatattttttaaatttaagaatggattttgaatttttagtatttgttttgatttttttattgatttattaactTTATACATAGGTAAACTGTTGGTCACGGGTGTAAGTTGTCGTGTTTTTGAGtcactatttttatataactttttttaaaaacttcttAAATTATAAAAGGATAATCTAATCCAATAATACAAAAGATAATATTGATTTGTCAtcattaaaagaagaaagattGCTGGCAAAATTAAGTTGATTTTCTTAAGGCATTTAAGGTTTTTCATCCCTTCCGAAGAATATATTGTGCGGTGATCAAACTTAGATTCTTCTCCACAAACTCAGTATGTGTTACCAACTAAATTACACCCATAGAATAttatcaattgttttcaaattaaaataataataatgacaagCCTTTTTGAATGTAAgaacctttttttatatataaaatataaactttaatcaagataaaaaaatctaaactataaactttttttatcatGTCAACAACCAAAAAATCCAATACATCAAAGTAATAATAAACAACTCTTGTGATATAAGtttgatttaatgataaaaagaagaaaagcgaAATCCCATGTTCAGATCTCCggttaacaaaaactaacatttattgataacaaaataacaactctaattTAATCTTAAGGcccataataataacaataactatTAAAGCACTGTTTGATTTAAAGTAGATGGGATAGATTTTGACGGAGGAGGGGAggagaaataaacaaatttatttttatatacttaattaaaataaaattattaatttaagaatAGTTTAGTTAGTGTAACAATCCTCCCTCCCCCTTCCAAATTCTCCCAGTTTCGAAAGGGATCTAAAATTGAGTAAAGAGGAATTTTAATCCCCCTTAATCCAAAAGGGCTTAGTAAGAAAAGGATAGCTAGAAAACCTAGCAATTGGTACTTCCaattatattttccttttatgaAGTGCAAAAACAAAGTTTGCTGATACCGATAgcacttttttttaatgcaacaaTTTTTTTGGCCTTTCGCGGAGTCAAGTCAGCAACTTCCAAAAATGTCTGCAAAGTTTAGAGGGCAAGGAAAACTGACAGATACACTTGTAAGCAAGAAACAATAACATTACAAACAATAAAATTGAGTTAACAAGAATAAAAGGTATACACGATTGTACGTCTAAGCATTTACCATTTTATGTCCAAGCTGACCTGATATTGATGAGACATATTGGTGAATCGAAATCTAAACATCTAAGCTGATACAATTACAGATGAAAAGAACTACACTAGTATAATACAATTTGTTGATCGTTTATCTTTGAGCCTGATCAGCAGTGTGGTTGCTTGTTGTAGATGATGATCCTGTTCTACCATTCAATATTCCATTGTCCGTTGGTGGGCAGGTTCCCCACTTACCCTCTGACTCGTTCGGTTCTATCACTTTGACAGATCCATCCGTCAACCCAACCGCAAACTGGTTGGGTTCTAGAGGATGAGCAGCAACCACAAGAGGATACACACCTTGACTTCTGCAATACACAAGGATAAGTATCAAGCTCTACCCTTAAGTTTTTGCAAGTGCAAATGAAAAATTGCCACGCAAGCTTGTTTGAGGAAAGATTTCTTTTTACCCCCACAAAAAAAAGACATGGTATTGATATCCATAAATTGAAACAGCAATAACTATGTAATAAATTACTAAGCAATTGCACCATTTTACAAAAGCTAGTAAGCAACCTTgaacaaaattttcaatttttaatacatgAGAAAGATTAGCAATATAGTAAAATGTTGCATGTGGGACTCGCTAAATAAACTGTGGAGCAGGTTATTTGGTGGAACAGACATTAAATCTACCCGATAATAGAGTGTGTTGAGAAAAGTCCATTGCTctctttaatataataaatactaaGTTGAGTCCAATTTACTGATCTGAAACTCACCCACTTAAAGCTGCCGGTGACAAGCATATTGATGGAGCAATACGACATCTGAGCCTCAAGCTATCAGCATCAAAAACACCAAT includes these proteins:
- the LOC100792466 gene encoding pre-mRNA-splicing factor 38A-like protein; this encodes MANRTDPAAKSIRGTNPQNLVEKILRSKIYQNTYWKEQCFGLTAETLVDKAMELDHLGGTYGGNRKPTPFMCLVMKMLQIQPEKEIIIEFIKNEDYKYVRILGAFYLRITGSDIDVYRYLEPLYNDYRKLRRKLADGQFALTHVDEVIDELLTKDYSCDIAMPRVKKRWTLESLGSLEPRRSALEEDFEEEEEKEDNDQPVDEIEDRAYEKDQYRGRSPTRERDRDKRRDSHRHRDRDYDRDYDRDYDRERGRGRDRDRDRDRDRDRYRLREEKDYGREREGRERERREKDRDRGRRRSHSRSRSRSRDHREHDGGDYRKRHARSSVSPRRHGDGLEDGEPKKKKKKEKKEKKDDGTDHPDPEIAEANKLRAALGLKPLRV